A part of Olleya sp. Bg11-27 genomic DNA contains:
- a CDS encoding NAD(P)-dependent alcohol dehydrogenase, translated as MATTTVKAYGATGATEDLKPLDIQRRTVGTDDLKIDITFCGVCHSDIHTVRNDWKGSTYPVVPGHEIIGRVLEVGAGVTKYKVGDRVGVGCLVDSCQTCASCEQDLEQFCEKGTTWTYNSPDKHIEGAQTYGGYSTSVVVDEKFVLRIPENLDEAATAPLLCAGITTWSPLSHWKVKKGDKVGVIGLGGLGHMGVKFAHALGAQVVMITTSPEKGKDAKRLGAHEVLVSKDAEAMKAHQGSFDFILNTIPVGHEMDPYLGLLKIDATMVLVGAVEPLKPFHGGSIIGGRKRIAGSLIGGIKETQEMLDFCGEHNITSDIEVIDMQDINTAYDRVTSNDVKYRFVIDMKSLKA; from the coding sequence ATGGCAACGACAACAGTAAAAGCATATGGAGCAACAGGAGCTACCGAAGATTTAAAACCGTTAGATATTCAACGAAGAACAGTTGGGACAGATGATTTAAAGATAGATATCACGTTTTGTGGTGTATGTCATAGTGATATTCATACCGTAAGAAATGATTGGAAAGGGTCTACATATCCTGTAGTTCCTGGACACGAAATTATTGGTCGTGTATTAGAAGTTGGTGCAGGGGTTACCAAATATAAAGTAGGAGACAGAGTAGGTGTAGGTTGTTTAGTGGATTCTTGTCAAACGTGTGCCTCTTGTGAGCAAGATTTGGAGCAGTTTTGCGAAAAAGGAACAACGTGGACGTATAACAGTCCAGATAAGCATATTGAAGGTGCGCAAACTTACGGTGGCTATTCGACGTCTGTAGTTGTAGATGAGAAATTTGTACTACGTATCCCTGAAAATTTAGACGAGGCTGCAACTGCCCCTTTATTATGTGCAGGAATTACAACTTGGTCGCCTTTAAGTCATTGGAAAGTTAAAAAAGGAGATAAAGTAGGCGTTATTGGCTTAGGAGGCTTAGGGCATATGGGTGTGAAGTTTGCACATGCATTGGGTGCTCAAGTGGTTATGATTACAACGTCTCCAGAAAAAGGGAAAGATGCTAAAAGATTAGGCGCGCACGAAGTATTGGTGTCTAAGGATGCCGAGGCTATGAAAGCACATCAAGGTAGTTTTGATTTTATCTTAAACACCATTCCTGTTGGTCATGAAATGGATCCTTATTTAGGATTACTTAAAATTGATGCTACAATGGTGTTGGTTGGGGCAGTAGAGCCTTTAAAACCGTTTCATGGAGGAAGTATCATTGGAGGACGTAAGCGTATTGCAGGATCTTTAATTGGTGGAATTAAAGAAACGCAAGAGATGTTAGATTTTTGTGGAGAACATAATATTACTAGTGACATCGAGGTGATAGATATGCAGGATATAAATACTGCTTATGATCGTGTTACAAGTAATGATGTTAAGTATAGATTTGTAATTGACATGAAATCTCTTAAAGCATAA
- a CDS encoding Crp/Fnr family transcriptional regulator: MQKINAILNEVSVSKGQFLLKPGTAVKNEYFVVKGCLKAYYIDDRGNRHIIQFAVENWWIGDFEAFYNQAPAKLYIEAIEDAQLLSINYDSLQDLYKEAPIFERYFRILITKAFISQSKRILSTQEKNTQQRYLEFCHSYPLIEDRVPNYDIANYLGVTPENLSRVRRQIKS, from the coding sequence ATGCAAAAAATTAATGCCATTTTAAACGAAGTTTCCGTGTCTAAAGGCCAGTTTTTATTAAAGCCAGGGACTGCTGTTAAAAATGAGTATTTTGTTGTTAAGGGGTGTTTAAAAGCTTATTACATAGATGATAGAGGGAATAGACATATTATTCAGTTTGCTGTAGAGAATTGGTGGATTGGTGATTTTGAAGCCTTTTACAATCAAGCACCAGCAAAATTATATATCGAAGCTATTGAAGACGCACAGTTACTATCTATTAACTATGATAGTCTTCAAGATTTATATAAAGAAGCACCAATTTTTGAACGGTATTTTAGAATACTAATAACAAAAGCCTTTATTTCTCAAAGTAAACGCATTTTGTCTACGCAAGAAAAAAACACGCAGCAGCGTTATTTAGAGTTTTGTCACTCATATCCGTTAATAGAAGATCGTGTACCAAATTATGATATCGCGAATTATTTAGGCGTGACTCCGGAAAATTTAAGTAGAGTTAGGCGACAGATAAAAAGTTAA
- a CDS encoding carbohydrate kinase family protein: MKNIVCFGEVLWDVFPTHKKIGGAPLNVALRLQSLGNNVSIISSIGDDKKGVKIKEYIVAQGVNAEHLQVDEKLKTGKVKVMLNQKGSASYNIMFPRAWDAIKLNESNKKVTEKADAFIYGSLAARDDTSRDTLYALLKLAKYKIFDVNLREPYYTTDVLSDLMEAADFIKFNDDEIFEIGEQLKSKTHGLEQNIKFIAEHTNTKTICVTKGCHGAILYYNDTYYYNSGYQIEVVDTVGAGDSFLATLISKLLKGDNPQEAIDFACAIGALVAGSEGANPKFTTEDINAFINPN; this comes from the coding sequence ATGAAAAATATAGTTTGCTTTGGAGAGGTATTATGGGATGTTTTTCCAACACATAAAAAAATAGGAGGTGCGCCATTAAATGTGGCATTACGTTTACAATCTTTAGGTAATAATGTGTCTATTATTAGTAGTATTGGTGACGATAAAAAAGGAGTTAAAATTAAAGAGTATATAGTAGCGCAAGGTGTAAATGCAGAACACCTTCAGGTTGATGAAAAATTGAAGACAGGAAAGGTAAAGGTGATGCTTAACCAAAAAGGATCTGCATCTTATAATATTATGTTTCCTCGTGCTTGGGATGCTATTAAGTTAAATGAGTCTAATAAAAAAGTGACAGAAAAAGCAGATGCTTTTATTTATGGAAGTTTGGCAGCAAGAGATGATACCTCAAGAGACACATTGTATGCGCTTCTAAAATTAGCCAAGTATAAAATTTTTGACGTCAATCTTAGAGAACCATATTATACAACAGATGTTTTAAGCGATTTGATGGAAGCTGCAGATTTTATAAAATTTAATGATGATGAGATTTTTGAAATAGGAGAGCAGTTAAAGTCTAAAACACATGGTCTTGAACAGAATATTAAGTTTATAGCAGAACATACAAACACGAAAACGATTTGTGTTACAAAAGGATGTCATGGTGCTATTTTATATTATAACGACACTTATTATTATAATAGTGGTTATCAAATTGAAGTGGTTGATACAGTTGGTGCTGGAGATTCTTTTTTAGCAACACTTATTAGTAAACTGCTAAAAGGAGATAACCCGCAAGAAGCTATAGATTTTGCTTGCGCTATTGGTGCTTTAGTGGCAGGTAGTGAGGGAGCAAACCCTAAGTTTACGACAGAAGATATTAATGCGTTTATTAACCCTAACTAA
- a CDS encoding TolC family protein, which translates to MKLYLILASLFFVQFSFAQDASTNTASKVWSLEDCITYAIENNITIKDAALNKSIAEIDYSKAKSSRLPNLFGSASQSFSSGNTIDPITSSYVTDQINSTNVGINSSMTLFQGNQISNQIKQNKLLLEQRVYLEEVEKNNIELNILEVYLQTLYSKESIAIAENNLEASEKEVLRAKARLDAGTIALSDYTEAQSQAATNKYNVIASKNDYQQYIIQLKQLLELSPLEDLEIETIDENMDLINLEIDKNQLYNNAIGFLPEIQASKLNIAANEKELDIAKGGFLPTLSLTGSIGSGYTSINDNTFSDQFDVNFNQKIGLSLTIPIFNRNQTKAAVKTASINIEKAEIQKQNTEKEVYKKVETAYQNAVSAQEQVIAAEASKTAAEQSYKLAQKKYELGGLSTTDLVISQNTFTNAQQNYLQSKYLNILYHQLLQFYQGNDIKL; encoded by the coding sequence ATGAAATTATATCTAATCCTAGCAAGTCTATTCTTCGTGCAGTTTTCTTTTGCACAAGACGCTTCAACTAACACAGCATCTAAGGTGTGGTCTTTAGAAGATTGTATCACGTACGCCATAGAAAATAACATTACTATAAAAGATGCAGCTTTAAATAAAAGCATTGCCGAAATTGATTATAGTAAAGCAAAATCGTCAAGATTACCAAACTTGTTTGGTAGTGCATCTCAAAGTTTTTCTAGCGGAAACACTATTGATCCTATTACAAGTAGTTATGTTACAGATCAAATAAACAGTACTAATGTTGGTATAAACAGTTCTATGACCTTGTTTCAGGGCAACCAGATTAGCAATCAAATTAAACAAAATAAACTACTGTTAGAGCAACGTGTGTATTTGGAAGAAGTAGAAAAGAATAACATTGAGTTAAACATTCTAGAAGTCTATTTACAAACACTTTATAGTAAAGAAAGTATCGCTATTGCGGAAAATAACTTAGAAGCTTCAGAAAAAGAAGTATTAAGAGCAAAAGCACGTTTAGACGCAGGGACTATTGCACTAAGCGATTATACAGAAGCGCAAAGTCAAGCAGCAACAAACAAGTACAACGTTATTGCTTCTAAAAACGATTACCAACAATATATCATTCAGTTAAAGCAGTTATTAGAATTATCACCTTTAGAAGATTTAGAGATTGAAACCATTGATGAAAACATGGATTTAATTAATCTAGAAATCGATAAAAACCAGTTATACAATAACGCTATTGGTTTTTTACCAGAGATACAAGCTAGTAAATTAAATATAGCTGCAAACGAAAAAGAATTAGACATCGCAAAAGGTGGTTTTTTACCAACGTTGTCATTAACAGGAAGCATTGGTTCTGGTTACACAAGTATTAATGATAATACGTTTTCAGATCAGTTTGATGTTAATTTTAATCAGAAAATAGGACTGTCTTTAACAATCCCCATTTTTAATAGAAATCAAACTAAAGCAGCAGTTAAAACGGCATCAATAAATATTGAAAAAGCTGAGATTCAAAAACAGAATACAGAAAAAGAAGTTTACAAAAAAGTAGAAACAGCGTATCAAAACGCAGTGTCTGCGCAGGAACAAGTCATTGCGGCGGAAGCCTCTAAAACTGCAGCAGAGCAATCGTATAAACTAGCACAGAAAAAGTATGAATTAGGAGGTTTGAGTACAACGGATTTAGTGATTAGTCAAAACACCTTTACTAATGCACAGCAAAACTATTTACAATCTAAATACTTAAATATTTTATACCACCAATTATTACAATTTTATCAAGGAAACGACATCAAACTTTAA
- a CDS encoding efflux RND transporter periplasmic adaptor subunit: MKNKKNIIIIIVSIVLAVLAIAGYALLKGDDAIVIEAKTVLAKKANVTTMVTATGTMEPITQVEVGTQVSGVVEKIYVDYNSVVKEGQLIAELDKTNLNAAKTQAQAAYDNAVSQRNYTQTIYDRQKTLFDNQVISKSDFDDATFNYQTAKGTVAQRYSDLQQARTNLGYANIYSPIDGVVLSRAIDEGQTVAASLSTPTLFTIAQDLKEMQVEADVDEADIGQVKEGQRVTFTVDAYLGETFEGEVTQVRLDPTVTSNVVTYTVVIKADNPDLKLKPGLTATISIYTLELNDVLTAEAKAINFKPEKEVFASYNLQHQLEANNTERTKEGTTLWVLESSGSISPKAVTLGASDGVNVQVLSGVSEGDKLVYSLKGVSKSEASVSAKSESPFMPQKPGGNRKK, encoded by the coding sequence ATGAAAAATAAAAAAAATATAATAATAATAATAGTAAGCATTGTACTTGCAGTACTCGCTATTGCAGGATACGCATTATTAAAAGGAGACGATGCTATTGTAATTGAAGCTAAGACCGTTTTAGCTAAAAAGGCTAATGTTACCACCATGGTTACTGCAACAGGTACAATGGAACCAATTACACAAGTTGAGGTTGGTACACAAGTCTCTGGTGTAGTAGAAAAAATATATGTGGATTATAACAGTGTAGTTAAGGAAGGACAGTTGATTGCTGAATTGGATAAAACCAATCTAAACGCAGCAAAAACGCAAGCACAAGCAGCGTACGATAATGCGGTTAGCCAAAGAAACTATACGCAAACTATTTACGACAGACAGAAAACGTTATTTGATAATCAAGTGATAAGTAAATCAGATTTTGATGATGCGACTTTCAACTATCAAACAGCAAAAGGAACGGTGGCACAACGTTATTCAGATTTACAACAAGCCAGAACCAATTTAGGTTATGCTAATATTTATTCGCCTATCGATGGTGTGGTTTTATCTAGAGCTATTGACGAAGGGCAAACGGTGGCGGCAAGTTTAAGTACACCAACGCTATTTACTATTGCTCAAGATTTAAAAGAAATGCAAGTAGAGGCAGATGTGGATGAGGCAGATATAGGACAAGTAAAAGAAGGGCAACGCGTCACATTTACAGTCGATGCTTACTTAGGTGAAACCTTTGAAGGTGAAGTAACACAAGTAAGATTGGATCCAACTGTTACTTCAAATGTAGTAACGTATACCGTTGTAATTAAAGCAGATAACCCAGATTTAAAACTGAAGCCAGGATTAACAGCAACTATTTCAATTTACACATTAGAATTAAATGATGTATTAACTGCGGAAGCTAAAGCCATCAACTTTAAACCAGAAAAAGAAGTCTTTGCAAGCTATAATTTACAACACCAATTAGAAGCTAATAACACTGAAAGAACTAAAGAAGGAACAACACTTTGGGTATTGGAAAGTAGCGGGTCTATTTCACCTAAAGCAGTAACACTTGGCGCAAGTGATGGTGTAAATGTACAAGTATTAAGTGGCGTTTCAGAAGGAGATAAACTTGTGTATAGTTTAAAAGGCGTTTCAAAATCGGAGGCCAGTGTTTCCGCTAAAAGCGAAAGTCCGTTTATGCCACAAAAACCAGGAGGTAACAGGAAAAAATAA
- a CDS encoding alkene reductase, with amino-acid sequence MSTQPLLTPYNNNLNLKNRVVMAPMTRSRADNEGKVATDELQGLYYEQRASAGLLITEGSQVSEKAVGYINTPGIYSEAQVEGWKTVTKRVHDKGGKIFIQLWHVGRMSHPDFHNGELPVSASAINPNAQSFTPSGFKDTVTPKEMTLEDIKTTVKDFQIAAANAIKAGFDGVEIHSSNGYLFQQFFNGCSNKRTDEYGGSNENRARFFFEVLDAMKAVIPQEKIGVRFNPSLHGMFGITLDEDTIPTFEYIIKKLNDYNLAYVHLSEPFTDVSEVPFAVTEIAKHFRPLYNGTLMINTAFDKDKGNKVIEAGDADLVAYGKPFISNPDLVERFENNLELAAWDQETFYTTGVKGYTDYPKASK; translated from the coding sequence ATGAGCACTCAACCCTTATTAACACCATATAATAATAATTTAAATCTTAAAAATAGAGTCGTTATGGCGCCGATGACACGCAGTCGTGCTGATAACGAAGGTAAAGTCGCAACAGATGAGTTGCAAGGTTTATATTATGAGCAACGCGCTTCTGCAGGATTACTAATAACAGAAGGTTCTCAAGTATCAGAGAAAGCTGTGGGTTATATAAATACGCCTGGAATTTATAGTGAGGCACAAGTCGAAGGATGGAAAACAGTAACTAAGCGTGTACATGATAAAGGCGGAAAAATCTTTATTCAATTATGGCACGTTGGACGTATGTCACATCCCGATTTTCATAATGGCGAATTACCGGTATCGGCTTCTGCTATAAATCCTAATGCACAATCATTTACTCCAAGCGGCTTTAAAGACACAGTAACGCCAAAGGAAATGACTCTTGAAGATATTAAGACAACGGTTAAAGATTTTCAGATTGCTGCCGCAAATGCCATAAAAGCGGGATTTGATGGTGTAGAGATTCATTCTTCAAACGGGTATTTATTTCAACAATTCTTTAATGGCTGCTCTAATAAGAGAACGGACGAGTATGGAGGAAGTAACGAAAATAGAGCGCGTTTCTTTTTTGAAGTTTTAGACGCTATGAAGGCTGTTATTCCTCAGGAGAAAATTGGCGTTCGTTTTAATCCATCATTACACGGTATGTTTGGAATTACTTTAGATGAAGATACGATTCCGACATTTGAATATATTATCAAAAAATTAAACGATTACAATTTAGCATACGTACATTTATCAGAACCTTTTACAGATGTTTCTGAAGTCCCTTTTGCGGTAACTGAAATTGCAAAACATTTTAGACCGTTATATAATGGGACCTTAATGATTAATACCGCATTTGATAAAGACAAAGGAAATAAAGTTATTGAAGCTGGTGATGCCGATTTAGTAGCGTATGGAAAACCATTTATTTCTAACCCTGATTTAGTAGAACGTTTTGAAAACAATTTAGAGTTAGCAGCGTGGGATCAAGAGACATTTTACACAACAGGAGTAAAAGGGTATACAGATTACCCAAAGGCGTCTAAATAA
- a CDS encoding ATP-binding protein — protein MPSLLWSQNENNFTIFGHTPEVVSKQLYKSLRKAKAPNDRLVLLDSIAVQFLPSNNADSLFYYGTEIKKEVLNLKNSTVLKDKYNLKALYYRGLGAQSMGFLDESIGYFIEGITLAEENSIIFQRFKLALAETYILKEELEKSKAILDELEPICIAPKMLLYFKTTRSNYYIYTGQFEKAEQLIKNTLQSIDKAKSLKVFLRLKTILGRLKRMRGQLDEALSIFYEIKNQTLNEGFFDIYIAITLNEGEVYNVKGDYEVAEMILSTAYVNAIQWNQLNLEQRVIRALTKLYVSKEDYRNAYHLKTKLAAINYKVINSQNQRFIKDFEFKYETLNKEKKILTLQEDKVNKEREIEYQKTIKYAILIGFFILLIPIILLLIVYYQKLQTQSLLAKQQEVLSQKEMTSILQTQELELVKNTIVVQNKERDRIARELHDSIGGNIAGIKLQMNNLLDSNPEVGTLLGQLEKTYQQVRDISHSLIPNEFKENNFTALVKNYIATLKQNNTVVINFDAYPENAVNALSYTLQSNILNIVKELITNAFKHASANEIDLQISVLQEENSVEILYEDDGVGFELKTTTKGIGIQNIEYRVKIFNGKLSIDSALNRGTVITISIPKQD, from the coding sequence TTGCCATCATTATTATGGTCTCAAAATGAAAATAATTTTACCATATTTGGGCACACGCCTGAAGTTGTAAGTAAGCAACTATACAAAAGCTTACGTAAGGCAAAAGCGCCTAATGATCGACTTGTTCTTTTGGATAGTATTGCAGTCCAATTTTTGCCATCTAATAATGCTGATTCTCTTTTTTATTATGGAACAGAAATTAAAAAAGAAGTTTTAAATCTAAAAAATAGTACTGTTTTAAAAGATAAATATAATTTAAAGGCGTTGTATTACAGAGGGTTGGGAGCGCAAAGTATGGGTTTTTTAGATGAGTCTATTGGTTATTTTATAGAGGGGATTACATTAGCAGAAGAGAATAGTATAATATTTCAGCGGTTTAAATTAGCTTTAGCAGAGACTTATATTTTAAAAGAAGAATTAGAGAAGTCTAAGGCTATTTTAGATGAGTTAGAGCCTATTTGTATAGCTCCAAAAATGTTGCTGTATTTTAAAACAACGCGTTCTAATTATTACATATATACTGGTCAATTTGAGAAAGCGGAACAATTAATTAAAAACACACTACAGTCCATAGATAAAGCGAAGTCTCTTAAAGTGTTTTTGAGGTTAAAAACGATTTTAGGTCGTTTAAAACGAATGAGAGGACAGCTTGATGAAGCTTTGTCTATTTTTTATGAAATTAAAAATCAAACTTTAAACGAAGGGTTTTTCGATATTTACATTGCTATTACTTTAAATGAAGGCGAGGTGTATAATGTTAAAGGTGACTATGAAGTTGCTGAAATGATACTGAGTACAGCCTATGTTAACGCTATACAATGGAATCAGTTAAATTTAGAACAAAGGGTTATTAGGGCTTTGACAAAACTTTATGTTTCAAAAGAGGATTATAGAAATGCATATCATCTTAAAACAAAATTAGCAGCAATAAATTATAAAGTTATAAATAGCCAGAACCAACGCTTTATTAAAGACTTTGAGTTTAAATATGAAACCTTAAATAAAGAAAAAAAGATACTAACTCTACAAGAAGATAAAGTCAATAAAGAACGAGAAATAGAATATCAAAAGACAATAAAATATGCTATTCTTATTGGTTTTTTTATCTTACTTATTCCGATAATATTATTATTAATCGTGTATTATCAGAAGTTACAAACACAAAGTTTATTGGCGAAGCAACAGGAGGTATTGAGTCAAAAAGAAATGACTTCAATCCTACAAACTCAAGAACTAGAACTAGTAAAGAATACGATTGTTGTTCAAAATAAAGAACGAGATCGTATTGCTAGGGAGTTGCATGATAGCATAGGCGGTAATATTGCAGGTATAAAACTACAAATGAATAACCTTCTAGATAGTAATCCTGAAGTAGGCACATTATTAGGGCAATTAGAAAAAACGTATCAACAAGTTAGAGATATCTCTCACAGTTTAATTCCTAATGAGTTTAAAGAGAATAATTTTACAGCTTTAGTTAAAAATTATATTGCCACATTAAAACAAAACAATACAGTAGTTATTAATTTTGATGCGTATCCGGAAAATGCGGTTAATGCTTTGAGCTATACATTGCAATCTAATATTTTAAACATAGTAAAAGAATTAATTACTAATGCTTTTAAACATGCTAGTGCTAACGAAATAGACTTACAAATCAGTGTCCTTCAAGAAGAGAATAGTGTTGAGATTTTGTATGAAGATGATGGTGTTGGTTTTGAATTAAAAACGACAACCAAGGGAATCGGAATACAAAATATAGAATATAGAGTTAAAATATTTAATGGTAAACTTTCAATTGATTCCGCATTAAATAGAGGTACAGTAATAACAATAAGCATTCCAAAACAAGACTAA
- a CDS encoding response regulator transcription factor → MTEQYNIIIADDHSMFLDGLRSILSEEQNITIVLAATKGTQVAKYLEINSDEKIDLVITDINMPEMDGIALNKVIKEQFSTVKTLVVSMLEEPIKIQSLIDAEANGYLSKNAEKAELLKAIKTILSGENYFSPRIKNIVMEAMFVARSQPDISLTKREKEVLKLIAKEFTTKEIASQLFLSTHTIESYRKNLISKLEVRNIAGLTRYAIEKGLMD, encoded by the coding sequence ATGACAGAACAGTATAACATAATTATCGCAGACGACCATAGTATGTTTTTAGACGGGTTACGAAGTATTCTTTCTGAAGAACAAAATATAACAATTGTTTTAGCAGCAACTAAAGGGACACAGGTTGCTAAGTATCTAGAGATTAATTCTGATGAAAAAATAGATTTAGTCATTACTGATATTAACATGCCTGAGATGGATGGGATTGCTTTAAATAAAGTAATTAAAGAACAGTTTTCTACTGTAAAAACTTTAGTGGTTAGTATGTTAGAAGAGCCAATTAAAATACAAAGTTTAATTGATGCAGAGGCTAATGGATATTTGTCTAAAAATGCTGAAAAAGCAGAATTATTAAAAGCAATAAAAACTATTCTTAGTGGGGAAAATTATTTTTCTCCTAGGATTAAAAATATTGTTATGGAAGCAATGTTTGTCGCTAGGTCTCAGCCTGACATTTCTTTAACTAAAAGAGAGAAAGAAGTATTAAAGCTTATTGCTAAAGAGTTTACAACTAAAGAAATTGCTTCTCAGTTGTTTTTAAGTACACATACAATAGAGAGTTATCGTAAAAATTTAATTTCAAAACTAGAGGTTCGTAACATTGCTGGCTTAACTCGTTATGCTATCGAGAAAGGGCTAATGGATTAG
- a CDS encoding OsmC family protein, translating to MKFTRKANAEWKGSGKDGQGNLTTGSKVLDKTNYSFHTRFEDGEKGTNPEELIGAAHAGCFAMQLSFLLNESNFTATTLDVDATVAFEDGAITKITLNLVGDVPEIDAEQFQQIAHKAKAVCPVSKVLNTEIELKITLKKSK from the coding sequence ATGAAATTTACAAGAAAAGCAAACGCAGAATGGAAAGGTAGTGGTAAAGATGGACAAGGAAACTTAACGACAGGAAGTAAGGTTTTAGATAAAACAAACTATTCATTTCATACACGCTTTGAGGATGGCGAAAAAGGAACCAATCCAGAAGAATTAATAGGAGCGGCACATGCAGGTTGTTTTGCTATGCAATTAAGTTTTTTATTAAATGAAAGCAATTTTACAGCAACTACTTTGGATGTTGATGCTACCGTTGCTTTTGAGGATGGTGCGATTACAAAAATCACACTAAATTTGGTAGGTGATGTCCCAGAGATTGATGCAGAACAATTTCAACAAATAGCACATAAAGCGAAAGCGGTTTGTCCTGTTTCGAAAGTATTAAATACAGAAATAGAATTAAAAATAACATTAAAGAAATCAAAATAA
- a CDS encoding Na+/H+ antiporter NhaC family protein — protein MAQSTKVIPKFSALIPLLVFVFTFLGVGIYQNDFYALPAPIAVIAGIIVAFLMFKQSINSKIKTLLKGCGDDKILTMCLIYLLAGAFAAITKATGSVDAIVNLGLDYISIHYIYFGVFIIAGFLSVSTGTSVGSIIALAPIVVGFADKSSVDLGILCGALLGGSMFGDNLSVISDTTIAATQSLGCKMSDKFKQNIKIAVPAALFTAAILIFQGFGLKASETETVVYSYSIIKILPYLLVIILSIIGVNVFITLLLGVVFGGVLGVFYGDFTIIESTKIAYTGFTSMTEIFLLSLLTGGLAALVKKNGGIEFILVKIKTLIKNKKTAQFGIATLVSTTNMAIANNTVSIIITGPIAKTINDDYQLDNKKTASILDIFACITQGLLPYGAQVLMILSFSNGKIDYLDLVSNTWYLLLLLIYTLVFISFTPFRLSKTT, from the coding sequence ATGGCACAGTCAACTAAAGTTATTCCAAAATTCTCAGCATTAATACCATTACTGGTCTTTGTTTTTACATTCTTAGGTGTTGGTATTTATCAAAACGATTTTTATGCGCTTCCTGCACCTATTGCTGTTATCGCAGGTATTATCGTCGCCTTTTTAATGTTTAAGCAATCCATTAATTCTAAAATTAAAACGCTTTTAAAAGGCTGTGGTGACGATAAAATTCTAACCATGTGTTTAATATATTTGTTAGCAGGTGCTTTCGCTGCCATTACTAAAGCGACAGGAAGTGTGGATGCTATTGTTAATCTTGGATTAGATTATATTTCCATACACTATATTTATTTTGGTGTTTTTATAATTGCAGGATTCCTATCTGTATCTACAGGTACTTCTGTAGGATCCATTATTGCATTAGCTCCAATAGTTGTTGGTTTTGCAGATAAAAGTAGTGTAGACCTTGGTATACTTTGTGGAGCCTTACTAGGTGGAAGTATGTTTGGAGACAACTTATCCGTTATTTCGGATACGACTATTGCCGCCACACAATCTTTAGGCTGTAAGATGAGTGATAAATTCAAACAGAACATCAAAATTGCTGTTCCAGCTGCTCTATTTACTGCTGCCATATTAATTTTTCAAGGTTTTGGTTTAAAAGCATCCGAAACAGAAACAGTAGTTTACAGCTATTCTATAATTAAAATATTACCTTATTTATTAGTCATTATTTTATCCATAATCGGCGTTAATGTTTTTATAACACTACTTCTTGGTGTTGTCTTTGGAGGGGTTTTAGGTGTTTTTTATGGTGATTTTACAATTATCGAGTCTACAAAAATCGCCTATACAGGTTTTACAAGTATGACAGAAATTTTCTTACTATCCTTACTTACTGGAGGTTTAGCTGCCTTAGTAAAGAAAAATGGTGGTATCGAATTTATACTAGTCAAAATAAAAACACTAATCAAGAATAAAAAGACGGCTCAATTTGGAATTGCAACGTTAGTCAGTACGACTAATATGGCCATTGCAAATAACACGGTATCTATTATAATTACTGGACCTATTGCAAAAACTATAAATGATGACTACCAATTAGATAATAAAAAGACAGCTTCTATTTTGGATATTTTTGCTTGTATCACACAAGGTCTTTTGCCTTATGGTGCACAAGTTTTAATGATTTTAAGTTTTTCCAATGGGAAAATAGATTACTTAGACCTAGTTTCAAACACTTGGTATCTCTTACTTCTACTTATTTACACATTAGTATTTATAAGCTTTACCCCATTCCGCTTAAGCAAGACCACTTAA